GCCCGGTGAAGTCGATCGAGTAGTCGGACGGGATGAAGCGCGGCACGCCGGCCCGGACGGCCGCGTCGAGCAGCACCGACTGCGCGTCCACGATCACGTCCCGCAACCCGTTCAGCGCCGACACCACGCAGGACGCCCCGGCGCAGGCCGCCGCCACCCCGGTCGCGTCGTCGAGATCCACGGCGGCGATCTCGACGCCGAGCTGCCGCAGCCCCTCGACCTTGTCGGGCGCGGCGCCGCGGCGCACCAGCGCCCTCACGCCGGCGCCCCGCTCGCGCAACGCTCGCGCGATCCGTCCGCCGAGGTTGCCGGTCGCTCCCGCTACGACGATGGTCGGCTCACTCATGGGCGCCCTGTGGGTTCCCGCTCGAAGTACCTAGCTTTGAGAGGCTTTGAGAGGTTCGCCCTCCACCGGAGATCCCCATGGCCGACCCCGTCCCGGCGGTCGTCAACAACGCCGCCGGCAGCCGCTTTGAGCTGACCGCGGACGGTCACACCGCCGTCCTCGAATACGTGCTGGCCGGGAGCCGGCTGCGCCTCATGCACACTGAAGTGCCTCCCGAGCTGCGCGGACGCAAGTACGGCGAGGTCCTCGCCCGCGCCGGCCTCGAGCACGCCCGCGCCAACGACCTCAAGGTCGTGCCGTTCTGCCCGTTCGTCCGCGCGTTCCTGCAGCGCCACCCCGAGTACGAGCCGGTGCTGGACCCGCACTGGAAGGCCGCGGTCGGGTAAGTGGAGCCGTGGCCCGCTTCGGGCGTGGCGCCCATCGGCCGGCCCGGCTATCCTGCAACCGTTCCCTCACCAGAGGTATGCGTCGGATGAGCGCGCGCTCGAGACTCCGCGGGGGCCTCCTCGTCGCCGGCTGCGCCCTGCTCGCCGCGGCCCAGGCGCCCGGATGCCGGTCGTCGCTGCCTTCAGCCGGCGGGGGCGGGGGCGGCGGTGGAGGAGGCGGAGGCGGCGGTGGCGGAGGGTCGAGCACGAACGACTGGCCGCGCTTCGGCTACGACGCCGGCCGCTCGAGCGCGCCGGCCGCCGCGATGGGCGTGACCGCGACCAACGTGGA
The Gemmatimonadales bacterium DNA segment above includes these coding regions:
- a CDS encoding GNAT family N-acetyltransferase, yielding MADPVPAVVNNAAGSRFELTADGHTAVLEYVLAGSRLRLMHTEVPPELRGRKYGEVLARAGLEHARANDLKVVPFCPFVRAFLQRHPEYEPVLDPHWKAAVG